The following are encoded together in the Streptomyces rapamycinicus NRRL 5491 genome:
- a CDS encoding alpha/beta hydrolase, with protein MSTMWQGCLAHTDYFEMRSSGGHDYGVWVTTPPRYDPAAAQAPVVYVLDGNWAVGMTAPLIVTQLDPMQSIQPYVQVSVGYAGEEAEHWDRLRNRDLVPPGEPIAQEYIDAVEMGIEAGTMTREQADAYLAELSDSRGDMFLNFLTDDLHPRIERDYGTAPSGHGLFGYSYGGLFSLYAWLTNSTFFESIGAGSPGIVNADSQVFARLQALGDTLPATKLHVTFNDREILGDLAVYQNLTKNTATFLHRLTPRSGSVTSALMHETHVTGLQASFLSYLRTCRAQ; from the coding sequence ATGAGCACCATGTGGCAGGGCTGCCTCGCCCACACCGACTACTTCGAGATGCGCTCCAGCGGTGGGCACGACTACGGCGTCTGGGTCACCACGCCACCGCGCTACGACCCTGCCGCGGCGCAAGCGCCTGTCGTGTACGTGCTCGACGGCAACTGGGCCGTGGGCATGACCGCCCCGCTCATCGTCACGCAACTGGACCCCATGCAGTCGATTCAGCCCTACGTGCAAGTCAGCGTGGGTTACGCAGGCGAGGAAGCAGAGCACTGGGACCGGTTGCGCAACCGCGACCTCGTGCCCCCCGGCGAACCCATCGCGCAGGAGTACATCGATGCGGTGGAGATGGGGATCGAAGCGGGCACGATGACTCGCGAGCAAGCCGACGCCTACCTCGCTGAATTGAGCGACAGCCGCGGGGATATGTTCCTGAACTTCCTTACCGACGACCTGCACCCGCGGATCGAACGCGACTACGGCACAGCCCCGAGCGGTCACGGCCTCTTCGGCTATTCCTACGGCGGACTCTTCAGCCTCTACGCCTGGCTCACCAATAGCACCTTCTTCGAGAGCATCGGCGCGGGCAGCCCCGGCATTGTCAATGCAGACAGTCAGGTCTTCGCTCGTCTTCAAGCATTGGGTGACACCCTGCCTGCTACCAAGCTTCACGTGACCTTCAACGACCGAGAGATCCTCGGAGACCTGGCGGTCTACCAGAATCTCACGAAGAACACGGCCACGTTCCTTCACCGCCTCACCCCACGCAGCGGATCCGTCACCAGCGCACTCATGCACGAAACGCACGTGACTGGGCTGCAGGCATCGTTCCTCAGCTACCTCAGGACCTGCCGTGCCCAGTAA
- a CDS encoding metal-dependent hydrolase family protein, protein MGPAHVVGATVIDGSGRDPGNLDITIENGRITQLGASSAHGERLDAEGLTMTPGLIDAHVHLGVSSPIQPHFSFQISAAEIAADIFATAGATLDAGFTTVRDTGGIDGGVVTAIAKGKVRGPRVLSCGPVQCQIGGHGYYGAEWEPTELWSSHHIPGLCALSMMAGNADELRHNVREAFRRGASFLKLCVTGGVVGAHDRLTDTQFTVEEIAVAVQEAAARNTYVTVHAHNNEGIRNAVEAGVRCVEHGTSLDESTATLMAVREVALVPTFAVVEQVLHDTAGAGLAESIRDRAKGVRERMTKALAVAKHAGVRIGLGSDLIGPAQDRRGRELSLRAALETPMEALVAATRTNAEILGLSGQVGVITPGAQADLVLWNGNPLEDPELFSDPTNAVLVIQAGQIVKDLR, encoded by the coding sequence ATGGGACCTGCTCATGTAGTCGGCGCGACGGTCATCGACGGGTCGGGGCGCGATCCCGGCAACCTCGACATCACTATCGAGAACGGCCGCATCACCCAACTCGGTGCCTCCAGCGCGCACGGCGAGCGTCTCGATGCCGAGGGATTGACGATGACGCCCGGCCTGATCGACGCTCACGTCCACCTGGGCGTGTCGAGCCCGATCCAGCCGCACTTCTCGTTTCAGATAAGCGCCGCCGAGATCGCGGCGGACATCTTCGCCACGGCCGGCGCGACGCTCGACGCCGGCTTCACCACCGTTCGCGACACTGGCGGGATCGACGGCGGTGTCGTCACCGCGATCGCGAAGGGCAAGGTCAGAGGGCCGCGCGTCCTGTCGTGCGGACCTGTTCAGTGCCAGATCGGCGGCCACGGCTACTACGGAGCCGAATGGGAACCCACCGAGCTGTGGAGCAGCCACCACATCCCGGGCCTGTGCGCCCTCTCCATGATGGCGGGCAACGCGGACGAGCTGCGACACAACGTCCGCGAAGCCTTCCGTCGCGGAGCCTCCTTCCTGAAGCTCTGCGTGACCGGCGGAGTGGTGGGCGCACATGATCGACTGACCGACACCCAGTTCACCGTCGAAGAGATCGCTGTCGCCGTTCAAGAAGCTGCGGCACGGAACACCTATGTGACAGTCCACGCCCACAACAACGAGGGCATACGAAATGCGGTCGAGGCCGGAGTGCGCTGTGTCGAGCACGGCACCAGCCTCGACGAATCCACAGCGACCCTGATGGCCGTTCGCGAGGTTGCCCTCGTGCCCACGTTCGCTGTCGTCGAGCAAGTGCTGCACGACACCGCCGGAGCCGGGCTCGCCGAGTCGATCCGCGACCGGGCCAAGGGCGTACGCGAGCGGATGACGAAGGCGCTCGCTGTCGCCAAGCACGCGGGAGTACGGATCGGGCTGGGTTCCGATCTCATCGGCCCGGCCCAGGACCGTCGCGGCAGAGAACTCAGCCTGCGCGCAGCGCTCGAGACGCCGATGGAAGCGCTCGTGGCCGCGACCCGGACCAACGCCGAGATCCTCGGCCTGTCCGGCCAGGTGGGTGTCATCACTCCCGGCGCGCAGGCAGACCTCGTTCTTTGGAACGGCAACCCGCTCGAAGACCCGGAGCTGTTCTCCGACCCCACCAACGCCGTCCTCGTAATCCAGGCCGGCCAGATCGTGAAGGACCTCAGATGA
- a CDS encoding TetR/AcrR family transcriptional regulator, with the protein MGVILSTSERKGSARERLLARLLDAFGEALPPPEMSLREIAARIETSHALLRYHFGSLSGVLAAMLEAQRSRDNEALLEAAQQSTFDDFVVAIWRAYTRPEQLSRIRGFFYVVGLAAYGPEDFREFVESLGDLTVMLSSLAEREGLDTKEARDVATVTVAALRGLLLQEILTPGTRSEDAVTLILRMREGRSGPRSRPER; encoded by the coding sequence GTGGGAGTGATCCTGTCAACCTCGGAACGCAAGGGCAGCGCGCGCGAGCGACTCCTGGCACGGCTTCTCGACGCCTTCGGCGAGGCCCTTCCCCCGCCGGAGATGTCGCTCCGTGAGATCGCCGCCCGGATCGAGACCAGCCACGCCCTGTTGCGATACCACTTCGGGTCACTCTCGGGCGTCTTGGCCGCCATGCTCGAGGCGCAGCGATCCCGCGACAACGAGGCACTTTTGGAGGCCGCCCAGCAGAGCACCTTCGACGATTTCGTGGTGGCGATCTGGCGTGCGTACACCCGGCCGGAGCAGCTGTCGCGTATCCGCGGCTTCTTCTACGTCGTCGGACTGGCCGCGTACGGCCCCGAGGACTTCCGTGAGTTCGTGGAGTCGCTCGGTGACCTGACCGTGATGCTGTCCTCACTCGCGGAACGCGAAGGGCTCGACACGAAGGAAGCGCGGGATGTGGCCACCGTCACCGTTGCCGCGCTTCGCGGCCTCCTCTTGCAGGAAATCCTGACTCCCGGAACCCGCTCGGAGGACGCGGTCACC